One segment of Methanolinea sp. DNA contains the following:
- the hisG gene encoding ATP phosphoribosyltransferase encodes MITLALPKGSLEEQTLLLFREADLEVKRTERDYNPVIEDSRISKVKILRPQEIPRFVEKGAFDLGITGLDWVKETGARVREVARLPYSKTGEGTVRIVVAVHRDEPIEDVRGIRPGSRVTTEYPEITREFFGRLGIPVEIFPSYGASEAKVPDLADVVVDLTETGSTLRRNGLKIVGQIMESSTVVIANRESFEDTGKRRAIEEIVTLLLGVIEARTHVLLSMNVPAGAMERVISALPALKRPTVSRLHGIDYYSVQTVAKKRDVNVLIPCLKAAGAEDILEIPIRKIVR; translated from the coding sequence TCTTCCGCGAGGCGGACCTTGAGGTGAAGCGGACGGAGCGTGACTACAACCCGGTGATCGAGGACAGCCGGATAAGCAAGGTGAAGATCCTCCGGCCGCAGGAGATCCCGAGGTTCGTGGAGAAGGGGGCATTCGACCTCGGGATCACGGGACTCGACTGGGTGAAGGAGACCGGCGCCCGCGTCCGGGAGGTCGCGCGGCTCCCGTACAGCAAGACGGGCGAGGGGACGGTCAGGATCGTCGTTGCCGTCCACAGGGACGAGCCGATAGAGGACGTGAGAGGTATCCGGCCCGGGAGCCGGGTCACGACCGAGTACCCCGAGATCACGAGGGAATTCTTCGGGAGGCTCGGGATCCCCGTCGAGATATTCCCCAGCTACGGCGCGTCCGAGGCGAAGGTGCCCGACCTCGCGGACGTCGTCGTCGACCTCACCGAGACGGGATCGACCCTCCGGAGGAACGGCCTCAAGATCGTGGGGCAGATCATGGAGTCCTCCACCGTGGTGATCGCGAACCGCGAGAGCTTCGAGGACACGGGGAAGCGGCGGGCGATCGAGGAGATCGTGACGCTCCTCCTCGGCGTGATCGAGGCCCGCACGCACGTCCTCCTCTCGATGAACGTGCCGGCCGGGGCGATGGAGAGGGTCATCTCCGCCCTCCCCGCCCTGAAACGCCCCACGGTGAGCCGCTTGCACGGAATCGACTACTACAGTGTCCAGACGGTCGCAAAGAAGCGGGACGTCAACGTCCTCATCCCGTGCCTGAAGGCAGCCGGCGCGGAGGACATCCTCGAGATCCCCATCAGGAAGATCGTGAGGTAA